A region of the Hemicordylus capensis ecotype Gifberg chromosome 9, rHemCap1.1.pri, whole genome shotgun sequence genome:
AGCAGCAGTAGTCACCTTTTGGGGAATCCTGCAGCTGCTGGAGCCATTCACTCCAATGACAAATATCCACGGTAGTAGATGGAGCCCAGATGCTTCGAAGCAGAGCTCCTCAGACTTCCTGGACCCTCCAGAGAGGCAGCGAGGGGAAAGAAACCCATCAGGTGTCCCGAGAGAAACATCTAGGAAGGAAATGCTGGGAAGAGGAGTAAGCTGGATCTACCCCACCTTCAGGCAGCACCCTAGACGGGACTTTTTCCACCTCTCTAATAGCATTGTAGCAAGGCAACCCtaaaaataaagacaaaatagGCACAGCAATGTAGCAGGGACAGGTACCAGCAAACAGGTTCTGTCCCTGGTAAGAAAAGGCAGTTGGGATATATTTATttaagcatatttctataccgcccaaaacttgcgtctctgggaagTTGAGAAGGCGCAATCACAAGCTTCAAATAGGTTATTTGACTGATTTATAGACCACCGTTATTCCAAAAACTGGATCTCAAGGTAGCATAGGTTAGGCCAAGTGACTCTGATGGAGACCAGGGCTGTTCCTTTGACCCTGTAGGTTGCTGATCTAGAAAGAGACtagaagggtgggggtgggggtaagagcactAGCTGGATAGCAGAAGGTCCTCCCAGGCATAATGCTCAGCACCTCCAGTCAAAGCATCAGGTACTGTAtgatgggaaagacttctgcctgagaccctggagagtcgctgccaatcagagtagaccaTAGGAGGCTAAATGGGTTAATGGTTTGACCCTGCATAGGACAGCACAGCTTCCTACGCTCACATACTTGTTAAACAGAAGGTCCACCTTGGGGTCTCCTCTTCCCACAGTAGCAAATGGCACAGCACCTCACAGCACTGCCACACAACAACAGTTTATCCCCCCCATCCAGGGACATGCAAGTGAAGATAATGGAGAACACAGTCACCAACGCAGAGAAATATTTCGGCACATTCTGCACGCTGATGGCCTCGTACACCCGCAAGACAGCCAAGCTACGGGACAAATCAGACCTGCTCGTCAAACAGCTCTTGGACTACGCAAACTCAGAGAATCCTGAGCTACGAACCACAGTGAAGAATTTTGCGGAGGAGCTGGCCAAAGTGCAGGACTACAGGCAAGCCGAGGTAAAGAACTGAAACCTGCCGCATTGACACAGCAGTCTGAGAAAAATGGCCAGagggccccctcctcctcctctgagaggcCTCTCACAGGGCATGCATTTCCAGCCCCTGAATTTGCCCCACAGCTGCCAACGTCGCTTTACAATGTGCACTTCATTGTGCTTATTATCGCGCTTCTCCCGTTAGGTAGAGAGACTGGAGACAAAGGTGGTGGAGCCTCTGAAGATGTACAGGGCACTCATCAAGCAAACCAGGGTAAGCCAAGACTTGGTTTTTAGGACAACCACCCCACACACCAGGTTCACTGTGTTAACTGCAATGTGCTGCTGTTTATATCCATTTAGACATACATAAATATCCATTTAGACATACATAGGCTGTCTCCCACAAAGCCCCCAAATTAGGGGGCCTTTGCCAGCCCAAAAAGGCAGGGCGTAAACTGAGGGTATGGAAAGCAAATGGGAAAGTGGGACTTCTAGAAATTAGCGCTGTGTGCAGAGAGGTTTTCAACCCTTAGGGCAGTGTTTTTCGTTGTAAGGCCCGGGGGACAGAGGCAGcccccatcaatcctaagtgcGGCCCAATGACTAATTGTTTAGTGGGCCTGTGTGAAgtctggccaaagctgaatactctgcaggCTTCCCTTGGCATCATGCGGAGACTCCTAgcctcactgtgcagtgctgctctTTGCCCAGAACCGTGgggagctcctttaaggggaacagagccctcttgagctcctgcaccatcttggaaggcgtgccCACAGTGCTGGGATGTTTagccctttccagtgctttccccgaagagaaggctccatctctcttaaaaggccctcccagcactgagaagagTCTAGGACTGTGCAGACATCAGCACAGCAGCAAACAGCTCTCACACTGAAGCCtttgccaaagtgcccccccccgcccccgcttgaACAATGGCAAAGATCACTGCCTTATAATTGACCCGAGGTGATGTACAAAATGGAACTACTTTCGCTGTACTCAACAGGCTGAAATCAAGAAGTTCAACAATGCCCGaaataatgaaataaagcaaCTGGAGAAGCTGGAGAAGATCAGGCAGAAGTCGCCGTCTGACCGACACATGATTGTATCCTTGCCAGCACATGGTTGCTTCAGCCTCTTCCCTGCTCCTGCAAATGCACGCCAGGCTTCCAAGTGTCACAAGGCTCTGGCTTTCCTAAATGCCGCCAGATCAGGAAGGCAGAGTTACGAGCCCTTGCGGAGGGAGGCTTGTGTTACAGGGAGGGTTCCTCCCGAGTGTTCCAGGGAGCGAAGGAAAGCGATTGAAAACAGACATGTTCAGGGAAAGCTGTCTCCTC
Encoded here:
- the CIBAR2 gene encoding CBY1-interacting BAR domain-containing protein 2 isoform X1; the encoded protein is MLAAAQRDMQVKIMENTVTNAEKYFGTFCTLMASYTRKTAKLRDKSDLLVKQLLDYANSENPELRTTVKNFAEELAKVQDYRQAEVERLETKVVEPLKMYRALIKQTRAEIKKFNNARNNEIKQLEKLEKIRQKSPSDRHMIVSLPAHGCFSLFPAPANARQASKCHKALAFLNAARSGRQSYEPLRREACVTGRVPPECSRERRKAIENRHVQGKLSPRIRESKIDGCRLAVSPLGSSRGPDK
- the CIBAR2 gene encoding CBY1-interacting BAR domain-containing protein 2 isoform X2, which encodes MQVKIMENTVTNAEKYFGTFCTLMASYTRKTAKLRDKSDLLVKQLLDYANSENPELRTTVKNFAEELAKVQDYRQAEVERLETKVVEPLKMYRALIKQTRAEIKKFNNARNNEIKQLEKLEKIRQKSPSDRHMIVSLPAHGCFSLFPAPANARQASKCHKALAFLNAARSGRQSYEPLRREACVTGRVPPECSRERRKAIENRHVQGKLSPRIRESKIDGCRLAVSPLGSSRGPDK